The Anaerotignum propionicum DSM 1682 sequence TCAGACCTACTGTAAGAGGTTCCGTAATGAACCCTAACGATCACCCTCACGGTGGTGGTGAAGGTAGAGCACCTATCGGTCGTCCATCTCCTATGACACCTTGGGGCAAGCCTGCTATGGGTTACAAAACAAGAAACAAGCACAAAGCTTCCAACAAGTATATTGTTCGCCGCAGAAACGGCTAATAGATCGGATTGTGTAAAGGCGGCCGCCTAAAGCACAAAAACACGAAACAAGGAGGATTAAAACATGAGCAGATCACTCAAAAAGGGACCCTTCGCTGATGATCATCTTTTAAAGAAGATTGATGCTATGAATGCAGCGGGCGAAAAGAACGTAATCAAAACATGGTCTCGTCGTTCTACAATTTTCCCCGATATGATCGGTCATACAATCGCAGTTTACGACGGCAAGAAACACGTGCCTGTATATATTACTGAAGATATGGTAGGTCACAAACTTGGTGAATTTGCACTGACAAGAAGCTACAGAGGTCATGGCAAAGACGCAGAAAAGAAATCAAGAGTTCGCTAATATCTGATAACGAAAGGAGGTTTCGTTCATGGCAAAAGGTCATAGAAGCCAAATTAAGAAGGAAAGAAACATTGCAACACAAGAAAAAAGACCCCATGCTTCTGCAAAGTATGTTGGCATCCCTGCCACAAAAGCGAAGATCGTTTTGGATCAGATCAAAAACAAGGATGTTATTACTGCAGCGGCATTGTTAAATTATTCCCCAAGATATGCTTCCGAAATCATTGCGAAGGTTTTGAAATCCGCAATGGCTAATGCAGAAAACAACTTGGGTATGGACGTAAACAAATTGTATGTGGAAGAGGTAAGTGCTGATCAGGGCCCCACAATGAAGAGAATCCGCCCTAGAGCACAAGGCAGAGCATATCGGATCCTGAAAAGATCCTGCCATATTTCCATCATTCTCAATGAGAGATAAGGAGGTACGAAATGGGACAGAAAGTAAATCCTCATGGATTAAGAGTCGGTATCATCAAAGATTGGGATACTAAATGGTATGCAGAGAAAGAATTCGCTGACTACCTTGTAGAAGACGTTAAAATAAGAAAGTTCATCAAATCTAAATTATACACTTCCGGCGTTTCCAGAATTGCCATCGAAAGAACTGCTGGCAGAGTAAAGGTTACAGTAAGCACAGCAAAACCCGGTATCGTTATTGGTAAGAATGGTCAGGCAATTGAAGAATTGAAAGCTGACATTCAGAAGATGACAACACAGAAGGTTGCTGTAAATATTGACGAAATCAAAAAACCTGAGTTGGATGCACAGCTGGTAGCTGAAAATATTGCACTGCAGTTGGAAAACCGTGTGACATTCCGTCGTGCGATGAAACAGTCCATGGGTAGAACCATGAAATTCGGTGCAAAGGGTATTAAAACATCTGTTAGCGGTCGTTTGGGCGGCGCTGATATGGCTCGTACAGAAAGCTATCATGAAGGTACCATTCCTCTTCAGACACTGCGTGCAGACATTGACTACGGTTTTGCAGAAGCTGATACAACCTACGGCAAGTTGGGTGTAAAGGTTTGGATCTACAAAGGTGAAGTACTTCCTGTAAAAGCAGCGAAAAAGGAAGGAGGCGCTAAGTAATTATGTTAATGCCTAAAAGAGTGAAATATCGTAAGCAGCAAAGAGGTTCCATGAAGGGCCGTGCCCACAGAGGCAACAAAGTAACTTACGGTGAATTCGGTATTATGGCTATGGAGCCAAGCTGGATTACAGCAAACCAGATTGAAGCAGCACGTATCGCTATGACAAGATATATCAAGCGTGGCGGTGACGTTTGGATTAAAGTATTCCCCGATAAACCCGTGTCCGCGAAGCCTATCGGTACTCGTATGGGTTCCGGTAAAGGCGCGCCTGAATTCTGGGTAGCGGTAGTAAAACCCGGCAGAGTAATGTTTGAAATTGGCGGCGTTGCAGAAGAAACAGCAAGAGAAGCATTGAGACTGGCTATTCACAAGCTTCCTATCAAATGTAAAATTGTTTCCAAGGCAGAGGCGGCAGAAATGGCAGGTGATCAGCAGTGAAAACAAAAGGTTTTGTAAATGAATTGACAGGTAAGACTGCAGATGAATTACAGAGAGACCTTGTTTCTGCTAAAAAAGAGTTATTCAACCTGAGATTCCAGAACGCAACGAACCAGTTGGATAATACAGCAAGAATCAAGGAAGTTCGTAAAAGTATTGCAAGAATTCAGACAGTGATTACACAAAAGGCTAGAGCCGCAGAATAATAATCCGGTCTATTGAAAGGAGGAACTCTTTGTGGAAGAAAGAAATCTTCGTAAAACCAGAATTGGTAAAGTAGTCAGCGACAAAATGGACAAGACAATTGTTGTTGCTGTGGAAGATAAAGTAAAACACCCTTTGTATGGTAAAATCGTAAATAGAACTTACAAACTCAAGGCACATGACGAAAACAACGAATGTGGCATTGGTGACCGCGTAAAGGTTATGGAAACCAGACCTTTGTCTAAGGACAAGAGATGGAGACTTGTAAGTATTATCGAAAAAGCAAAATAATCCTTTTTGGAGAGGAGGCAATCACATGGTTCAACAGGAAACCAGATTAAAAGTAGCAGATAATTCCGGAGCAAAAGAACTCCTTTGTATTAGAGTACTCGGCGGCTCTACAAGAAGATATGCAGGCGTTGGCGACATCATTGTTGCAGCTGTTAAAGATGCAACACCCGGCGGCGTTGTGAAAAAAGGCGATGTTGTAAAGGCTGTTGTGGTTAGAACAGTGCACTCCGTGGGCAGAGCAGACGGAAGCTATATTAAATTTGACGACAATGCAGCGGTTATTATCAAAGATGACAAAAACCCCAAGGGTACACGTATTTTTGGACCCGTTGCCAGAGAGCTGAGAGAGAAGCAGTTTATGAAGATTCTTTCTCTGGCACCTGAAGTATTATAAGGAGGTGTGCTAGGTGGCTAACTTGAAATTGAAAAGCGGCGATAAAGTCGTTGTAACAACAGGTAAAGATAAAGGCAAACAAGGCAAGATTCTTGCTGTTGATATTAAGAATAACAGAGTTCTTGTAGAAGGCGTTAACATGATTTCTAAACATACAAAGCCCAATGCAAAAAATCAGCAGGGTGGTATTGTTAAGAAGGAAAGTTATATTCACGCTTCCAACGTAATGTATCTTCATAATGGCAAGGCAACACGTCTTGGTGCTATGATTAAAGACGGCAAAAAAGTAAGAGTTGCAAAAAAGACAGGCGAAGTTATCGACTGATCCTTGGAAAGGAGGTAAACAATGAGCAGATTAAGAGATTTTTATGAAGCAGAAGTAGTACCTGAAATGATTAAGAAATTTTCATATACAAACAAGATGGCAGTGCCCAAGCTTGAAAAAATCATCATCAACATGGGAGTTGGCGAAGCAAAGGAAAATGCGAAAATTTTAGATGGTGCAGTAAAAGATATGACTATCATTACTGGACAAAAGCCTGTAGTAACAAAGGCGAAAAAATCCATCGCAGCTTTTAAGCTTCGTGAAGGTATGAATATTGGCTGTAAGACTACACTGAGAGGCGGCAGAATGTATGAGTTCGCTGACAGATTGATCAACATTGCCCTTCCTCGTGTACGTGACTTCCGTGGTGTGAAGGCAAATAGCTTTGACGGCAGAGGTAACTATACAATGGGTGTCAAAGAACAGCTGATTTTCCCTGAAATCGAATATGATAAAGTAGACAAAATCAGAGGTATGGACATCGTTTTTGTTACTACAGCAAAGACAGATGAAGAAGCAAGAGAGTTGCTTAAATTATTTGGTATGCCATTCGCAAAATAAAGGGAGGGACAAAAATGGCTAAAAGATCTATGATCGTGAAGCAGCAGAGAACTCCTAAGTTCTCCACTAGAGCTTACACACGTTGCAGAGTATGTGGCAGACCCCACTCTGTGCTTAGAAAATATGGAATTTGCCGTATTTGCTTCCGTGAATTGGCGTACAAGGGCCAGATTCCCGGCGTAAAGAAAGCAAGCTGGTAAAAGAAAGGAGGAATTCATAATGTCAATGAGCGACCCTATCGCAGATATGCTGACAAGAATCAGAAACGGTAACACAGCAAAACACGATACAGTAGATGTTCCTTCTTCCAAAATGAAGAAAGCAATTGCTGACATTTTGACAACAGAAGGTTATGTAAAGGGCTATGAAGTAATTGAGGATGGTGTAAAATCCACAATTCGTGTTAGCTTGAAATATGGCGCAGACAAAAACGAAAAAGTAATCACAGGTTTGAAGAGAATTTCCAAACCAGGTCTTAGAGTTTTTGCAAACAAAGAGGAATTGCCTAAGGTTTTGGGTGGATTGGGTATTGCAATCATTTCCACAAGCCGTGGCTTGATGACAGATAAAGAAGCAAGAAAAGTTGGCGTAGGCGGCGAAGTTATTGCTTTTATCTGGTAATAATTGTTAAAGAAAATAGGAGGTGCAGACCATGTCAAGAATCGGTAAACTCCCTGTTGCAGTGCCTGCAGGCGTTGATGTTAAAATCGGCGAAGGTAATCTGCTTACAGTGAAGGGCCCCATGGGTACTCTGGAAAGAAAATTATCCGCTGACATGCATATCGCAATGGAAGAAGGTCAGATCGTAGTTACAAGACCTAGTGATCTGAAAAAGCACAAAGCTTTACACGGTTTAACAAGAACATTGATTTTCAATATGGTTGTTGGTGTAACACAGGGCTATGCAAAGGTTTTGGAAATCAACGGTGTTGGTTACAGAGCAGCTAAGTCCGGCAAGAAGTTGACACTTACTTTGGGTTATTCTCATCCCGTTGAGATGGAAGATCCCGCAGGTATTGAAACAATCCTTGAAGGTACAAACAAAATTACTGTTAAGGGTATTGATAAAGAAAAAGTTGGACAGTTTGCAGCTGAAATCAGAACAAAACGTCCCCCTGAACCTTACAAAGGCAAAGGTATTAAATACGCTGACGAGAAGATTAGACGTAAAGTTGGTAAGACCGGTAAGAAATAATCAACGCCTGACGGCTTGAGTATTTATATCGGAAAATGACTAATTTTTAGAAACGGAGTGAAATACTATGATTAGAAAGCCATCTCGTGCGGCGGCTCGTGTGAAAAGACACTATAGAATCCGCAATCATGTGAATGGAACTGCACAAAGACCTAGATTGGCAGTGTTCAGATCCAATAAGCATATGTATGCACAGATCATCGATGATGTTACACATCACACATTGGTTGCAGCTTCCACAATGGAATCTGAAATTGCAAGCAAAGTTGAATTTACTTCCACTGTTGCTGCAGCAGCTGTTGTTGGTGAAGTTCTGGCAAAAAGAGCAGTTGAAAAAGGCATTACAGAGGTTGTTTTCGACAGAGGCGGTTTCATTTACCATGGTAAAGTGAAAGCTTTGGCGGATGCAGCAAGAGAAGCCGGATTAAATTTCTAAGGCAAGGAGGAAAGCAAGTTGAAGAGAATCGATCCAAGCACTTTAGATCTGAAAGATAAAGTAGTAACTATCAACCGTGTAACAAAGGTTGTTAAGGGTGGTCGTACATTCAGATTCGCAGCTCTGGTTGTAGTTGGTGATGGCAATGGCCACATTGGTTGCGGCATGGGCAAAGCGGCTGAAATTCCCGATGCCATCCGTAAAGGCAAAGAGGATGCAATCAAAAACATCATCAAAGTAGAAAGAAACGATGTTGACAGCATCTATCATGATGTGCAGGGTGTATTCGGCAGCGCTAGCGTATTATTGATGCCAGCTGCTGAAGGTACTGGCGTTATCGCTGGTGGTCCCGCTCGTGCGGTACTGGAATTGGCAGGCGTACGTAACATCAGAACAAAATCCTTGGGTTCCAACAATAAGCGCAACGTTGTAAGTGCAACAATTGAAGGTTTGTCCAGAGCGACAACACCTGAAGCAGTTGCAAAGCTTCGTGGCATTACTGTAGAAGAACTCTTAGGTTAAGGAGGAATTGACAGTGGCTGAAATTAAAATCACATTAGTGAAATCTACAATCGGAGCAGTTCCGAAACATAAAAAAACAGTGCAGGCTTTGGGACTGAAAAAGACAAACAGCAGTGTCATTCAGCAGGACAATGCGGCTATCAGAGGAATGATCCATCAGATAAGCCACCTTGTAAAAGTTGAAGAAATTTGATTTGAGGAGGTGCAAAAATGAACTTATGCGATTTGAGACCTGCAGAAGGCTCCAAGGAAAGTGCATGGAGACGCGGCAGAGGTCATGCAACAGGTAACGGTAAAACAGCAGGCAGAGGCCATAAAGGCCAGGGTCAGCGTTCCGGTGCCGGCGGTAAGTGCGGTTTTGAAGGCGGTCAGATGCCTTTATACAGAAGACTTCCCAAAAGAGGCTTCACATGCAGAAATAGTAAAGAAATCATTTCCATTAACGTTAGCATGTTAAACGTTTTTGAAAACGATGCAGTAGTAGATATCGATGCTTTAAAAGCTGTTGGCTTAGTTAGCAATCCCAGAGACGGCGTTAAGATTCTCGGAGAGGGTGAGCTTGAAAGAAAACTTACAATCAAAGTAAATCAGTTTAGCAAAACTGCGCTTGAAAAGATTGAAGCAGCCGGCGGAAAAGCAGAGGTGATTTAATGTTTAAGATTTTCGTTAATTCCTGGAGAACGAAAGAAATTCGAAACAAAATATTGTACACTCTGATGATTTTTGCAATCGTTAGATTAGGTACATTAATCGCTTTACCCGGTATTGACGCGGCAAGTGTAATCGCAGCGAGGGGAGCGACTGGTGTTGGTACACTGTATAGTGTAATCGCCGGTGGCGCAAACTCAAGTTGGTCCCTTTTTGCAATGGGTATCGGCCCATATATTAATGCATCGATCATTATGCAATTGCTGACGATTGCTATTCCGAAGTTTGAACAGCTTTCAAAAGAAGGCCCGGAAGGGCGTAAAAAGTTACAGTCTTACAGCAGATATCTGACAGTTGTGTTGGCGCTGATCCAGGGTGCAGGTCTCACATATACTTATCAGAATATGTTCCTGACCAACAACACGCTGATTTATGCAGCTTCTGTAATTTGTTTGGTTACCGGTTCTGCATTCGTAATGTGGCTGGCTGAGCAGATAACTGCAAAGGGCATTGGAAACGGTTCTTCCATGATTATTTTTATCAATATCGTTTCTAACTTGCCTCAAGGTATTGCAAGTATGTATTATACAATTTCTGGTTCCGGCGTAGCCGGTGTTGCAAAAGTTGCAGCGATTTTAATCATTTTGCTGGTTGTATTGGCATTTATTGTATGTGTAAATACAGGTGAAAGAAGACTGCCTGTGCAGTATTCTTCCAAAATGGCAGGACACAAGCAAATGGGTGGAAGCAGCACAACAATGCCTATTAAGGTAAATACTGCAGGTGTTATTTCAATTATCTTTGCGATTTCCCTGTTGCAGTTCCCACAGCAAATCGGCAACTTTATTCCCAATAAAGGTGCGACATTTACAAAGATTACAGAAATTCTTAATATGACACATCCCATTGGTGCGTGTCTGTATATTGCGCTTATTTTATTCTTCACCTATTTCTATACTTCTATTGTGATCAACCCCAATGAAATCGCAATGAATATGAAGAAGAATGGTGGATTTATCCCTGGTATCAGACCAGGTCAACCTACAAGCACATATATCACAAAGGTTGTAAACAGAATTACTTTGGTTGGCGCCATTTGCTACTCAATTTTGGCTATGGTACCTGTTGTGCTTCAATGGATATTTAAGATTAACGTAGGCTTTGGCGGTACAACATTAATCATCGTGGTTGGTGTTGCGCTGGATATTGTAAAGTCTTTGGAAAGCCAGTTACTCATGCGCCATTATAAAGGTTTTTTGAGTGAATAATCTCGACCTGCTGGGAAATGCTTAGGCATTTCCCGGGGTTGAATGGGGAGTTCAAAAAGAGAAGGGCTATCTAAAGAAAAGAGGTAATGATTGTTATGAAATTGGTTCTCATTGGTGCACCCGCTGCAGGTAAAGGTACACAGGCTGCACGTTTGGTAAAGCATTATGGTATCGCTCATATTTCAACGGGTGACATGCTAAGAGAAGAAGTTGCAAAGGGTACAGAGCTGGGTATTCAGGCGAAAAGCATTATGGCGTCTGGCGGCTTAGTTTCTGACGAATTAATCATTGCTATTGTAAAAGAGAGAATTCAGAAGGATGACTGCAAAAACGGTTTTATTTTGGATGGTTTCCCTCGTACTGTCATTCAAGCCGAAAAGCTTGAAGAAATGGTAGCTCTGGATAAAGTTGTTTATATTAATGCGCCCGACGAGATTATGCTCGCTAGATTAACTGCAAGAGAAACTTGTCCCAAGTGCGGTGCAACTTTTAATAAATTATTCTTGCCTGCAAAGGTAGCCGGTGTTTGCGATGTGTGCGGTGAAGCACTGACCCAGCGTAAAGACGATACAACAGAAGCAGGACTTGCAAGAATTAAAACATTCCACGAACAAAGTGAGCCTTTGGTTGCATTTTATGAAAAAGAAAACATATTAATCGAAGTGGACGGTACCATGCCCATTGACGAAATCACCAAGGCAATCATAAAAGGTCTGGAGAGATAACATGGCAATCACGATCAAAACAGAAAATCAAATTGCGAAAATGCGTAGAGCTGGGCAGCTTCTGGCAAAAACAGAAGAACTCATTGCGAAGGCTATTACACCTGGTGTAACAACGGCATATCTTGATCAGCTGGCAGAGAATTATATTCGCAGTCAAGGCGGTATTCCTTCCTTTAAAGGCTATGGCGGATTTCCCGCAACACTTTGCACCTCAGTAAATGAGGAGGTTGTGCACGGGATACCCGGAAAGCGTATTTTAAAAGAAGGTGATATCCTTAGCGTTGACATGGGATGTATCTTAGAAGGCTATCATGGAGATATGGCCAGAACTTATGCGGTAGGTGAAATTTCAGCTGAAGCAAAAAAATTAATTGAAGTGACCAAACAAAGCTTCTTTGAAGGCATAAAATTTGCAAAAGAAGGCAATCATCTCAATGATATAGGTTCGGCTATCCAGAAATACGTAGAAGAAAATGGATTTTCAGTTGTTCGTGCTTATGTTGGCCATGGTATAGGCAAGGAACTGCATGAGGCGCCGGAGATTCCCAACTTCAGAACATTATCCAAAGGAGCTCAGTTGAAAAAGGGTATGACCCTTGCCATTGAACCTATGGTAAATGTAGGTGACTACAATGTTCGCCTGTTGAAAGACGGTTGGACTACTGTTACCAAAGATGGGAAATATGCAGCGCATTATGAAAATACCATATTGATTACTGACGGTACCCCCGAAATTCTCACGTTACCCTAATAGATAAGGAAGAATAGAGGTGATTGCGTTGGAATATCAAATTGGGCAAATCGTTTTTTCTAAAGACGGACACGATAAGGGTGAGGCAATGATGGTTCTTTCCGTTGAAGGCAGGTATTTATATTTGGCCAACGGAAAAACGCGTAGGCTTGAGAAGCCCAAGCGCAAGAAAATGATTCATGTACAGCCTACCAATTTTGTGGACGCAGTTATGGCCGAAAAAATAATGCAGAATGCTTACATTCTGGATGCGGATATTCGTAAGGCTATAAAAATGTATCAAGTAAAAGCAGCAGACTGTTAAGGAGGTTCTTGGCTTGTCAAAAGATGACGTAATTGAAGTAGAAGGAACCATACTGGAGAAATTACCCAATGCCATGTTTCAGGTAGAGCTGGAAAACGGCCATCAGATCCTGGCACACATTTCCGGGAAATTGCGTATGAACTTCATCCGTATTTTGCCGGGCGACAAAGTATTAGTTGAAATGTCTCCCTACGATCTGTCTAAGGGCAGAATTATTTGGAGAGCGAAATAAGGAAGGAGCGATCACAATGAAGGTAAGACCATCTGTAAAACCTATGTGTGAAAAATGCAGAATTATTAAAAGAAAAGGTCGTGTAATGGTCATTTGTGAAAATCCAAAGCATAAACAGAAACAAGGCTGATATATATTTTATGACTTATCCGAAGGGAATACCTTTTAGAGTCGTTTGATAAATCCGTCAATGTACCGGGAGGAGCATACAGTTAATAGCAGAGGCAGCGTACAGGCTGACGGCTGTTCGCTCTGTTTGTAATGCCCAATGGGTACAAATTATTTATGCGAAAATTTTTGAAGATGAAATAACTGAGTGAAAATTATAGGAGGTGCAAGATATACATGGCACGTATTGCTGGTGTAGACTTACCAAGAGAAAAGCGCGTTGAAGTTGGTCTGACTTATGTTTATGGCATCGGTCACCCTAGTGCAGTTCGTATTTTGAACGAAGCTGGTGTAGATCTTAATACTAGAGTAAGAGACTTAACTGATGATGAAGTGGCTAAAATTCGTGAAGTCATTGATAAATCCCAAAAGGTTGAGGGTGACTTGAGAAGAGAAATCGCTCTGAACATCAAACGTCTGATTGAAATCGGCTGTTACAGAGGCATCCGCCACAGAAAAGGCTTGCCTGTAAGAGGACAGAAAACAAAGACAAACGCAAGAACAAGAAAAGGTCCTAGAAAGACCGTTGCGAATAAGAAGAAATAATTGATTTCAAAGGAGGTTTGAATAATGGC is a genomic window containing:
- the rpsS gene encoding 30S ribosomal protein S19, coding for MSRSLKKGPFADDHLLKKIDAMNAAGEKNVIKTWSRRSTIFPDMIGHTIAVYDGKKHVPVYITEDMVGHKLGEFALTRSYRGHGKDAEKKSRVR
- the rplV gene encoding 50S ribosomal protein L22 encodes the protein MAKGHRSQIKKERNIATQEKRPHASAKYVGIPATKAKIVLDQIKNKDVITAAALLNYSPRYASEIIAKVLKSAMANAENNLGMDVNKLYVEEVSADQGPTMKRIRPRAQGRAYRILKRSCHISIILNER
- the rpsC gene encoding 30S ribosomal protein S3 is translated as MGQKVNPHGLRVGIIKDWDTKWYAEKEFADYLVEDVKIRKFIKSKLYTSGVSRIAIERTAGRVKVTVSTAKPGIVIGKNGQAIEELKADIQKMTTQKVAVNIDEIKKPELDAQLVAENIALQLENRVTFRRAMKQSMGRTMKFGAKGIKTSVSGRLGGADMARTESYHEGTIPLQTLRADIDYGFAEADTTYGKLGVKVWIYKGEVLPVKAAKKEGGAK
- the rplP gene encoding 50S ribosomal protein L16 produces the protein MLMPKRVKYRKQQRGSMKGRAHRGNKVTYGEFGIMAMEPSWITANQIEAARIAMTRYIKRGGDVWIKVFPDKPVSAKPIGTRMGSGKGAPEFWVAVVKPGRVMFEIGGVAEETAREALRLAIHKLPIKCKIVSKAEAAEMAGDQQ
- the rpmC gene encoding 50S ribosomal protein L29, with translation MKTKGFVNELTGKTADELQRDLVSAKKELFNLRFQNATNQLDNTARIKEVRKSIARIQTVITQKARAAE
- the rpsQ gene encoding 30S ribosomal protein S17; this translates as MEERNLRKTRIGKVVSDKMDKTIVVAVEDKVKHPLYGKIVNRTYKLKAHDENNECGIGDRVKVMETRPLSKDKRWRLVSIIEKAK
- the rplN gene encoding 50S ribosomal protein L14 — protein: MVQQETRLKVADNSGAKELLCIRVLGGSTRRYAGVGDIIVAAVKDATPGGVVKKGDVVKAVVVRTVHSVGRADGSYIKFDDNAAVIIKDDKNPKGTRIFGPVARELREKQFMKILSLAPEVL
- the rplX gene encoding 50S ribosomal protein L24; this encodes MANLKLKSGDKVVVTTGKDKGKQGKILAVDIKNNRVLVEGVNMISKHTKPNAKNQQGGIVKKESYIHASNVMYLHNGKATRLGAMIKDGKKVRVAKKTGEVID
- the rplE gene encoding 50S ribosomal protein L5; translation: MSRLRDFYEAEVVPEMIKKFSYTNKMAVPKLEKIIINMGVGEAKENAKILDGAVKDMTIITGQKPVVTKAKKSIAAFKLREGMNIGCKTTLRGGRMYEFADRLINIALPRVRDFRGVKANSFDGRGNYTMGVKEQLIFPEIEYDKVDKIRGMDIVFVTTAKTDEEARELLKLFGMPFAK
- a CDS encoding type Z 30S ribosomal protein S14, with translation MAKRSMIVKQQRTPKFSTRAYTRCRVCGRPHSVLRKYGICRICFRELAYKGQIPGVKKASW
- the rpsH gene encoding 30S ribosomal protein S8 — its product is MSMSDPIADMLTRIRNGNTAKHDTVDVPSSKMKKAIADILTTEGYVKGYEVIEDGVKSTIRVSLKYGADKNEKVITGLKRISKPGLRVFANKEELPKVLGGLGIAIISTSRGLMTDKEARKVGVGGEVIAFIW
- the rplF gene encoding 50S ribosomal protein L6, with translation MSRIGKLPVAVPAGVDVKIGEGNLLTVKGPMGTLERKLSADMHIAMEEGQIVVTRPSDLKKHKALHGLTRTLIFNMVVGVTQGYAKVLEINGVGYRAAKSGKKLTLTLGYSHPVEMEDPAGIETILEGTNKITVKGIDKEKVGQFAAEIRTKRPPEPYKGKGIKYADEKIRRKVGKTGKK
- the rplR gene encoding 50S ribosomal protein L18 produces the protein MIRKPSRAAARVKRHYRIRNHVNGTAQRPRLAVFRSNKHMYAQIIDDVTHHTLVAASTMESEIASKVEFTSTVAAAAVVGEVLAKRAVEKGITEVVFDRGGFIYHGKVKALADAAREAGLNF
- the rpsE gene encoding 30S ribosomal protein S5, with the protein product MKRIDPSTLDLKDKVVTINRVTKVVKGGRTFRFAALVVVGDGNGHIGCGMGKAAEIPDAIRKGKEDAIKNIIKVERNDVDSIYHDVQGVFGSASVLLMPAAEGTGVIAGGPARAVLELAGVRNIRTKSLGSNNKRNVVSATIEGLSRATTPEAVAKLRGITVEELLG
- the rpmD gene encoding 50S ribosomal protein L30; the encoded protein is MAEIKITLVKSTIGAVPKHKKTVQALGLKKTNSSVIQQDNAAIRGMIHQISHLVKVEEI
- the rplO gene encoding 50S ribosomal protein L15; this translates as MNLCDLRPAEGSKESAWRRGRGHATGNGKTAGRGHKGQGQRSGAGGKCGFEGGQMPLYRRLPKRGFTCRNSKEIISINVSMLNVFENDAVVDIDALKAVGLVSNPRDGVKILGEGELERKLTIKVNQFSKTALEKIEAAGGKAEVI
- the secY gene encoding preprotein translocase subunit SecY, which produces MFKIFVNSWRTKEIRNKILYTLMIFAIVRLGTLIALPGIDAASVIAARGATGVGTLYSVIAGGANSSWSLFAMGIGPYINASIIMQLLTIAIPKFEQLSKEGPEGRKKLQSYSRYLTVVLALIQGAGLTYTYQNMFLTNNTLIYAASVICLVTGSAFVMWLAEQITAKGIGNGSSMIIFINIVSNLPQGIASMYYTISGSGVAGVAKVAAILIILLVVLAFIVCVNTGERRLPVQYSSKMAGHKQMGGSSTTMPIKVNTAGVISIIFAISLLQFPQQIGNFIPNKGATFTKITEILNMTHPIGACLYIALILFFTYFYTSIVINPNEIAMNMKKNGGFIPGIRPGQPTSTYITKVVNRITLVGAICYSILAMVPVVLQWIFKINVGFGGTTLIIVVGVALDIVKSLESQLLMRHYKGFLSE
- a CDS encoding adenylate kinase translates to MIVMKLVLIGAPAAGKGTQAARLVKHYGIAHISTGDMLREEVAKGTELGIQAKSIMASGGLVSDELIIAIVKERIQKDDCKNGFILDGFPRTVIQAEKLEEMVALDKVVYINAPDEIMLARLTARETCPKCGATFNKLFLPAKVAGVCDVCGEALTQRKDDTTEAGLARIKTFHEQSEPLVAFYEKENILIEVDGTMPIDEITKAIIKGLER
- the map gene encoding type I methionyl aminopeptidase, which translates into the protein MAITIKTENQIAKMRRAGQLLAKTEELIAKAITPGVTTAYLDQLAENYIRSQGGIPSFKGYGGFPATLCTSVNEEVVHGIPGKRILKEGDILSVDMGCILEGYHGDMARTYAVGEISAEAKKLIEVTKQSFFEGIKFAKEGNHLNDIGSAIQKYVEENGFSVVRAYVGHGIGKELHEAPEIPNFRTLSKGAQLKKGMTLAIEPMVNVGDYNVRLLKDGWTTVTKDGKYAAHYENTILITDGTPEILTLP
- a CDS encoding KOW domain-containing RNA-binding protein — translated: MIALEYQIGQIVFSKDGHDKGEAMMVLSVEGRYLYLANGKTRRLEKPKRKKMIHVQPTNFVDAVMAEKIMQNAYILDADIRKAIKMYQVKAADC
- the infA gene encoding translation initiation factor IF-1, producing the protein MSKDDVIEVEGTILEKLPNAMFQVELENGHQILAHISGKLRMNFIRILPGDKVLVEMSPYDLSKGRIIWRAK
- the rpmJ gene encoding 50S ribosomal protein L36; translated protein: MKVRPSVKPMCEKCRIIKRKGRVMVICENPKHKQKQG
- the rpsM gene encoding 30S ribosomal protein S13, which translates into the protein MARIAGVDLPREKRVEVGLTYVYGIGHPSAVRILNEAGVDLNTRVRDLTDDEVAKIREVIDKSQKVEGDLRREIALNIKRLIEIGCYRGIRHRKGLPVRGQKTKTNARTRKGPRKTVANKKK